In the Flavisolibacter tropicus genome, one interval contains:
- the fumC gene encoding class II fumarate hydratase, with the protein MSNYRIEKDTMGEVQVPVDALYGAQTQRSIENFKIAQDINRMPKEIIRAFAYLKKAAAITNFEAGVLPKEKMELISSVCDEILEGKLDQYFPLVVWQTGSGTQSNMNVNEVVAYRGHVMAGGQLTDKEKTLHPNDDVNKSQSSNDTFPTAMHIAAYKMLVEVTIPGIEKLRNTLAAKSRQFMNIVKIGRTHFMDATPLTVGQEFSGYVSQLDHGLRAIKNTLPHLSELALGGTAVGTGINTPAGYSENVAKHIAALTGLPFVTAENKFEALAAHDAIVESHGALKTVAVSLMKIANDIRMLASGPRSGIGELFIPDNEPGSSIMPGKVNPTQCEALTMIAAQVMGNDVAINIGGSMGHFELNVFKPMMIYNFLHSARLIGDGCVSFNDKCAEGIEAIEANIKKHVDNSLMLVTSLNTKIGYYKAAEIAQKAHKEGTTLKEMAVKLGYVTPEEFDQWVIPANMVGELK; encoded by the coding sequence ATGTCAAATTACCGGATTGAAAAAGACACAATGGGCGAAGTACAGGTGCCTGTTGATGCCTTGTATGGTGCACAAACACAGCGTAGTATTGAGAACTTCAAAATTGCGCAAGACATTAACCGGATGCCGAAAGAGATCATTCGTGCCTTTGCTTACCTGAAGAAAGCAGCAGCTATCACCAATTTTGAAGCGGGTGTTTTACCAAAAGAAAAAATGGAGCTGATCAGCAGCGTGTGTGATGAGATCCTGGAAGGCAAGCTGGATCAATACTTTCCTCTGGTGGTATGGCAAACAGGAAGCGGTACGCAAAGCAATATGAATGTAAACGAAGTAGTTGCTTACCGTGGCCATGTAATGGCAGGTGGTCAGCTAACCGATAAAGAAAAGACATTACACCCTAACGATGATGTAAATAAGTCGCAGTCTTCTAACGACACCTTCCCTACAGCAATGCATATTGCAGCCTATAAAATGCTGGTAGAAGTAACCATCCCCGGCATTGAAAAGCTGCGCAACACCCTGGCTGCCAAGAGCCGCCAGTTTATGAATATCGTGAAGATCGGTCGCACTCACTTTATGGATGCAACCCCACTTACTGTAGGACAAGAGTTCAGTGGCTATGTATCACAACTAGACCATGGTTTACGTGCTATTAAAAACACCTTACCCCACCTGTCTGAATTAGCATTAGGCGGTACAGCTGTTGGTACTGGTATCAATACACCAGCTGGTTACTCAGAGAATGTAGCCAAGCATATTGCGGCACTAACAGGCTTACCTTTTGTAACGGCTGAAAACAAATTTGAGGCACTGGCTGCTCACGATGCGATTGTAGAATCTCATGGTGCTTTAAAGACAGTTGCTGTCAGCCTGATGAAGATCGCTAACGATATCCGTATGTTGGCTTCTGGTCCAAGAAGCGGTATTGGCGAGTTGTTCATCCCTGATAATGAGCCAGGTTCTTCTATCATGCCGGGCAAGGTAAATCCTACCCAGTGTGAAGCTTTAACCATGATTGCTGCCCAGGTAATGGGTAACGATGTAGCCATTAACATTGGTGGTTCTATGGGTCATTTTGAGCTGAACGTGTTCAAGCCAATGATGATCTACAACTTCCTGCACAGTGCTCGCCTGATTGGTGATGGTTGTGTAAGCTTTAATGACAAATGTGCTGAAGGTATTGAAGCTATTGAGGCTAACATCAAAAAGCACGTGGATAATTCTTTAATGTTGGTAACCTCTTTAAATACAAAGATTGGCTATTACAAAGCAGCAGAGATTGCTCAGAAAGCCCATAAAGAAGGTACTACATTAAAAGAAATGGCGGTGAAACTTGGCTATGTAACGCCTGAGGAATTTGACCAGTGGGTTATTCCTGCCAACATGGTTGGTGAACTGAAATAA
- a CDS encoding lipoprotein signal peptidase, translating to MKLRSAVLIILAIIIADQALKIWIKTSYPFGEVMRIFGSESSPGEFRGFKLYFIENEGMAWGWKFGGDWGKMLLTLFRLAAVGFGTWYLGRIVKQGHSKGFIICASLIYAGALGNLIDSMFYGLIFSSSSYNTIATMFPAQGYAGFLHGHVVDMLYFPVIKTTYPSWIPFLGGKEFEFFSPIFNIADAAISVGVITLLVFQKRFLHKHEEKYGQPTVETAAENNDRAHVM from the coding sequence GTGAAATTACGTTCTGCAGTACTTATTATTCTGGCCATCATTATAGCTGATCAGGCATTAAAGATTTGGATCAAAACGTCGTACCCTTTTGGGGAAGTGATGCGCATATTTGGTTCAGAATCATCGCCAGGAGAGTTCCGGGGCTTTAAACTGTACTTCATAGAAAATGAAGGGATGGCTTGGGGTTGGAAGTTTGGCGGTGACTGGGGTAAAATGTTGTTAACCCTGTTCCGCTTGGCTGCTGTAGGTTTTGGTACCTGGTACTTAGGACGTATTGTAAAGCAAGGGCATAGCAAAGGATTTATCATTTGCGCTTCTTTAATTTATGCCGGTGCTTTAGGAAACCTGATTGATAGCATGTTCTATGGACTGATCTTTTCATCAAGCAGTTATAATACCATAGCTACGATGTTTCCTGCGCAAGGCTATGCTGGCTTTTTGCACGGCCATGTGGTAGACATGCTCTATTTTCCCGTGATCAAAACAACGTATCCAAGCTGGATTCCATTCCTGGGTGGTAAAGAGTTTGAGTTCTTTAGTCCCATTTTCAATATTGCCGATGCGGCGATCTCTGTAGGTGTGATTACCTTGTTAGTGTTTCAAAAACGCTTCCTGCATAAGCATGAAGAGAAGTATGGGCAACCTACTGTTGAAACGGCAGCGGAAAATAATGATAGAGCACACGTAATGTAA
- a CDS encoding bifunctional UDP-N-acetylmuramoyl-tripeptide:D-alanyl-D-alanine ligase/alanine racemase has translation MYKIESIAQIVNGTFLQKGDNAVIEHLLYDSRTVSFPAASLFFALHTQRQDGHYFIADAYRKGVRCFVVDREIVLDELPGATVLRVANTLQALQQLAMHHRKQFSIPVIGITGSNGKTVVKEWLYQLLQMDYKIARSPKSYNSQIGVPLSVWQLQPEHTLALFEAGISHKGEMQTLAAIIQPTIGVLTNIGEAHSENFDSLEQKAIEKVQLFQTAEVVVYPEDDSVASLVLHQGERSDLLPYKHFSWGNSPYAQLHVDAVSIQDGRALVAAVYNKQSFQIIVPFIDDASVQNALTCSSVLLQLGYSVDVINERLQGLHAVDMRLQLKHGLNNSVIINDSYSADLTSLHIALHFMSQQNVEQKRTVILSDFVESGLVETRLYEIIAAALVQHRVSRVIAIGEKISRYIVAYLPDSIQLQCFLSTEEFLAQIKISTFQQEVILVKGARRFLFERVVQLLEVKVHQTRLEINLNAISHNLKQYQALLKPSTKVMVMVKAFAYGSGSSEIASVLQFNKVDYLGVAYADEGVALRKGGISLPIMVMNADEASFYSITEYNLQPVLYSFEILERFEQHVQNTGLQNYPVHLEVETGMNRLGFAVSDIEAVGKHLRDQSLLAVESLFSHLAASEDPAQDAYTQQQAGLYQQAAAALEKYITYPFLKHISNSAAIVRHPQLQWDMVRLGIGVYGVEIATEKLDLQPVATLRTTIAQLKHLIPGESVSYNRRGVVTAPSLIATVRIGYADGYSRRLGYGTGKMWVNGQLVPVIGTVCMDMTMINVTHLPHVKVGDEVVVFGNELPIEQLAGWAGTIPYEIMTGISQRVKRVYFQE, from the coding sequence GTGTATAAGATTGAATCCATTGCTCAAATTGTAAACGGTACCTTTCTTCAGAAAGGCGACAACGCAGTTATTGAGCATTTACTATATGATAGCCGCACGGTTTCTTTTCCGGCGGCTTCTCTTTTTTTTGCCTTGCATACCCAGCGTCAAGATGGGCATTATTTTATAGCAGATGCCTACCGAAAGGGTGTTCGGTGTTTTGTAGTAGACCGTGAAATTGTGTTAGACGAATTGCCGGGGGCTACGGTTTTGCGAGTGGCTAATACCTTGCAGGCCTTGCAGCAGTTGGCTATGCATCATCGTAAGCAGTTTTCAATTCCTGTTATTGGCATTACTGGGAGCAATGGGAAAACGGTAGTCAAGGAATGGCTTTACCAGTTGTTGCAAATGGATTATAAAATAGCGCGTAGTCCTAAAAGCTATAACTCGCAAATAGGTGTGCCGCTTAGTGTTTGGCAGTTGCAGCCCGAACATACCCTGGCCCTATTTGAAGCGGGTATTTCGCATAAAGGTGAAATGCAGACGCTGGCAGCCATTATACAGCCTACCATTGGCGTACTAACCAATATTGGTGAAGCACACAGCGAGAACTTTGACAGCCTGGAACAAAAAGCTATTGAAAAAGTACAACTATTTCAAACGGCAGAAGTGGTGGTGTACCCGGAAGATGATAGCGTGGCCAGCCTGGTACTACATCAAGGAGAAAGAAGTGATTTGTTGCCCTATAAGCACTTCTCATGGGGTAATAGTCCTTATGCACAACTACACGTAGATGCTGTTTCTATACAGGATGGACGTGCACTGGTAGCGGCTGTATACAATAAGCAGTCTTTTCAAATTATTGTTCCCTTTATTGATGACGCATCGGTACAAAATGCATTAACCTGCAGTAGTGTTCTATTGCAGTTGGGATATAGTGTTGATGTAATTAATGAACGCCTGCAAGGCTTGCATGCTGTAGACATGCGACTGCAGCTGAAACACGGACTGAATAATAGTGTTATCATCAATGATAGCTATAGTGCAGATTTGACCTCGCTACACATTGCCCTGCACTTTATGTCGCAGCAAAATGTAGAACAGAAGCGTACCGTAATTCTGTCAGACTTTGTAGAATCAGGACTTGTAGAAACGAGGCTGTATGAAATCATTGCAGCAGCTCTTGTGCAGCACCGGGTATCACGGGTTATAGCTATTGGTGAAAAAATCTCCCGATACATTGTTGCTTACTTGCCAGACTCAATACAGCTACAATGTTTTTTAAGCACCGAGGAGTTTTTAGCCCAGATCAAGATATCAACGTTTCAGCAGGAAGTGATACTGGTGAAAGGGGCGCGCCGCTTTCTTTTTGAACGAGTTGTGCAGTTGCTGGAAGTGAAAGTGCACCAGACAAGATTGGAGATCAACCTCAATGCTATTTCGCATAACTTAAAACAATACCAGGCGCTATTAAAACCATCTACTAAAGTAATGGTGATGGTAAAGGCGTTTGCCTACGGGAGTGGTAGTTCTGAAATAGCGAGTGTGCTGCAATTCAATAAAGTAGATTATTTGGGTGTGGCCTATGCCGATGAAGGTGTGGCACTGCGGAAGGGCGGAATATCGCTACCCATAATGGTAATGAATGCAGATGAAGCCTCTTTTTATTCTATTACGGAATATAACCTGCAGCCTGTACTCTATTCCTTTGAGATATTGGAACGTTTTGAACAGCATGTGCAGAATACAGGATTACAAAACTACCCGGTGCACCTGGAAGTAGAAACCGGTATGAACAGGTTGGGTTTTGCAGTAAGTGATATAGAGGCTGTAGGGAAGCATTTGCGTGATCAATCCTTGCTGGCTGTGGAAAGCCTGTTTAGTCACCTGGCAGCCAGTGAAGACCCTGCTCAAGATGCCTATACGCAACAGCAGGCGGGCTTGTATCAGCAGGCTGCTGCTGCTTTGGAAAAATATATTACGTATCCCTTCTTAAAACATATCTCTAATTCGGCAGCCATAGTGCGGCACCCACAACTGCAATGGGATATGGTGCGTCTGGGAATTGGTGTTTATGGTGTAGAGATTGCTACTGAAAAGCTGGACCTGCAGCCTGTAGCGACACTGCGTACCACCATTGCGCAATTAAAACACTTAATACCTGGTGAGTCGGTCAGCTATAACCGCAGGGGCGTAGTAACAGCGCCTTCATTGATAGCCACAGTTAGGATTGGTTATGCTGATGGATACAGTCGCCGCCTAGGATATGGCACGGGAAAAATGTGGGTGAATGGCCAGCTGGTGCCCGTAATTGGTACCGTGTGTATGGACATGACCATGATCAATGTGACCCATTTGCCTCATGTGAAAGTAGGAGATGAGGTAGTAGTGTTTGGCAACGAACTGCCCATTGAACAACTGGCGGGGTGGGCTGGAACCATTCCTTACGAGATCATGACAGGCATTTCGCAGCGGGTAAAACGGGTGTATTTCCAGGAATAG
- a CDS encoding TerC/Alx family metal homeostasis membrane protein, translating into MTADQITYLVFGIVILLALVFDLGLLSKKSTEISIKKALYQTLFWVALAFAFGGFLWFETGKASALEYVSAYLMEWSLSIDNIFVFILIFSFFNIRTDHVARALLVGILMAIVFRIIFITVGVALVERFNWLLYIFGAFLVYTGFKIFTVRQEDEFDPATSPVYKFLNRFFPIIHEDVSGKLSIKKDGKRFFTSMFVVIVMLATTDIVFALDSIPAVFAIVTESPNKELIIYTSNIFAVLGLRSLFFLLKGAVNKFEYLQQGIAIVLIFIGAKMIVPLFVPGFHLPVTISLIVILICLGGSVLYSIQAAKRRPEENDLV; encoded by the coding sequence ATGACAGCGGATCAGATCACGTACTTAGTTTTTGGGATTGTTATTTTATTAGCACTGGTATTTGACTTGGGGCTGCTCAGCAAAAAGTCAACAGAGATCAGTATCAAAAAAGCATTGTATCAAACCTTGTTCTGGGTGGCTCTTGCTTTTGCTTTTGGTGGCTTTTTATGGTTTGAGACTGGTAAGGCTTCCGCTTTGGAATATGTTAGTGCTTACTTAATGGAGTGGAGCCTGAGCATTGATAACATCTTTGTCTTCATCCTGATCTTTTCCTTTTTTAATATTCGTACCGATCATGTAGCCAGAGCGTTGCTGGTGGGTATTTTGATGGCCATCGTTTTCCGTATCATCTTTATCACTGTAGGTGTTGCCCTGGTAGAACGCTTTAACTGGCTGTTGTACATTTTCGGTGCCTTCCTGGTGTATACTGGCTTTAAGATCTTTACGGTTAGACAAGAAGATGAGTTTGATCCCGCTACTAGCCCTGTATATAAATTCCTCAACCGCTTTTTCCCGATCATTCATGAAGATGTAAGTGGAAAGCTGTCCATTAAAAAAGATGGTAAGCGCTTTTTTACCAGCATGTTTGTGGTGATTGTGATGCTGGCTACAACAGATATTGTTTTTGCCTTAGATAGCATACCGGCGGTATTTGCCATTGTCACGGAGTCGCCCAATAAAGAGTTGATCATTTATACCAGCAACATCTTTGCGGTATTAGGTCTTCGTTCACTCTTCTTCTTATTGAAGGGCGCCGTCAATAAGTTTGAGTACCTACAGCAAGGCATTGCCATTGTACTCATCTTTATTGGAGCGAAAATGATAGTGCCACTCTTTGTGCCAGGCTTCCATTTGCCAGTGACCATTTCACTGATCGTGATCTTGATTTGCCTGGGTGGTTCGGTGTTGTATTCAATACAGGCAGCCAAGCGCCGTCCTGAAGAAAATGATTTAGTGTAA